Proteins encoded by one window of Cylindrospermum stagnale PCC 7417:
- a CDS encoding carbonic anhydrase, whose translation MFKLRTVFSALAAIVLGLVIGTQIYPQPAVASGGVCNPTVNNLPVCPSTAPSESASFLDPTATITNPTNISLGEKVYVAPFAELNATTAPITIAEDSNVQDQVRILASGTGAEIGPRVIMAHMATIKGAAKIGIQGSTGPFSDPVTNTQFNNTIPETFLSFNCEIDDATIERNTVVSFLSRVGPGVTLPAGKVVLPGKNVTTNSQASSGSLGKVANLTQADVALMEGIIEVNEAFAKGYTELARADLSNVQGINYAPVTSFNTGGLPQIGGSVTRYPNFRNRIIGNIVLQDSIATLDSKIGNRISLRADEGQPFNVGEIAGMANDVVFHALETTSLTLGNGIGYGPRVLVHGGRQVVNGVANGPETSVGDDVGLAPNSVIFRSSIGNKSAVGQRSAVFNSTLAPRTAIASRTIYANNGNTISLVEW comes from the coding sequence ATGTTCAAACTTCGCACAGTTTTTAGTGCCTTAGCTGCAATTGTCCTAGGGCTGGTGATAGGTACACAGATATATCCACAACCCGCCGTTGCTTCTGGAGGGGTGTGTAATCCAACGGTGAATAACCTACCTGTATGCCCAAGTACAGCACCGTCAGAGTCAGCTAGTTTCCTTGACCCAACTGCGACAATCACCAATCCAACAAATATTAGCTTGGGCGAAAAAGTTTACGTCGCACCATTTGCTGAGTTAAACGCTACTACTGCCCCCATTACCATCGCGGAAGATTCTAACGTCCAAGACCAAGTGAGAATTCTCGCTTCGGGAACGGGAGCGGAGATTGGCCCGCGAGTAATTATGGCACACATGGCCACTATCAAAGGTGCAGCCAAAATTGGTATTCAAGGCTCAACCGGGCCTTTTAGCGACCCGGTTACCAATACTCAGTTCAACAACACTATTCCTGAGACCTTTCTCAGCTTTAACTGTGAAATCGACGATGCAACTATAGAAAGAAACACGGTAGTCAGCTTTCTCTCGCGGGTTGGCCCTGGTGTGACTTTACCTGCTGGTAAAGTTGTCCTGCCAGGTAAAAATGTCACAACTAACTCACAAGCTAGTAGCGGCAGCTTGGGAAAGGTGGCAAACCTGACACAAGCCGACGTTGCATTGATGGAAGGCATCATCGAAGTTAATGAAGCGTTTGCCAAAGGTTACACAGAATTAGCCAGAGCAGACTTGTCAAATGTACAAGGAATAAATTACGCTCCAGTCACCTCTTTTAACACTGGAGGTTTGCCGCAGATAGGTGGAAGTGTCACTCGTTATCCAAACTTTCGTAACCGGATCATTGGCAATATCGTTTTGCAAGATTCTATAGCAACACTCGACAGCAAAATAGGTAATAGAATTTCGTTGCGTGCTGATGAGGGTCAGCCTTTTAATGTTGGGGAAATTGCTGGTATGGCAAACGATGTTGTCTTTCACGCTTTAGAGACAACTAGCTTGACTCTTGGTAATGGGATTGGTTATGGGCCTCGCGTTCTAGTTCATGGCGGTAGGCAGGTTGTCAATGGTGTTGCTAATGGCCCTGAGACCAGCGTAGGTGATGATGTAGGGCTAGCACCAAACTCCGTTATATTCCGGTCAAGCATCGGCAATAAATCAGCAGTTGGGCAAAGAAGCGCAGTCTTCAATTCTACACTAGCTCCCAGAACAGCGATCGCTTCTCGAACAATCTATGCCAACAACGGCAACACCATTTCGTTAGTGGAGTGGTAA
- the vapC gene encoding type II toxin-antitoxin system tRNA(fMet)-specific endonuclease VapC, whose protein sequence is MIYLLDTNVCIRLLNNSSSAVKARIQLEQPEDIYISTITQLELYYGAYRSVQQEKNLELLQRFCSQFTTIPLDPEAARIAGRIRAELAASGKPIGPYDVQIAAIAMANNLILITHNTREFNRVNGLQIEDWEEEV, encoded by the coding sequence TTGATTTATCTCCTAGATACTAATGTTTGTATTCGTTTGTTAAATAATAGTAGTTCTGCTGTAAAAGCACGAATTCAACTAGAACAACCAGAAGATATTTATATTTCTACAATCACCCAATTAGAACTTTATTATGGAGCGTATCGTAGTGTTCAACAAGAGAAAAATTTAGAACTATTACAACGGTTTTGCAGTCAGTTTACTACTATACCATTAGACCCAGAAGCAGCAAGAATAGCTGGCAGAATTCGTGCTGAGTTGGCTGCTAGTGGTAAGCCAATTGGCCCTTATGATGTGCAAATTGCAGCTATTGCAATGGCAAATAATTTGATATTGATAACGCACAATACGCGAGAATTTAATCGAGTAAATGGGTTACAAATTGAGGATTGGGAAGAAGAGGTTTAA
- a CDS encoding GAF domain-containing protein, whose product MSINPVESILELKQPAPPQLLFGTEVDEKSSSEQFLLSMYNSVQASIFVVDVLDDGDFRYLALNPTHERWLGICSDELRGKKPEDILSPVDAARVRQHYADCVRFGKTISYEQCLQFQGNSTWWSTTLTPLRDADSRIYRLIGTSRNITPSKQAEQVGGWQVERERLLEAVAHRIRQAEDLETILQQTVKEARQLLECDRILIYRLQPDTGGLIIAESTVTANSQLLGQNINDPCFSSTHRKRYQRGCIQVVEDIYAAGLDPCHRDFLASLQVRANLIVPIVLKQELWGLMIAQHCCKPHQWQQPEIDLLKQLAIQISIAAQQAELHQQVKYLQAQLELQKQQLQQGQNFQALIRRITEQIRDNLDETKVLKTVAAELSHLLKLERCQIELYSTCHTSATVICEYTTNLPHCQGLTRQIADFPEVYQPLLHKQILQSWEIVPEWDANLQVVTQMACPIFDNQGILGNIWLIRPTQGAFDELEIALAQQIADECAIAIRQSQLYAQTKAQQQEIANRERLKNEFLRTLSQELRTPVTNISLAAQTLESVLTPNAKIDPELISQLLQILHNECGRESKLIKDLLTLTYLKTEPEPPTLIAIDLQTWLPPIVESFRDLASCQRQKLELRVEAELPPLETDITDLERIVSELLHHACKCTPEGESITVSAYLTADSVQLSLSNSGVEIPSHELSQIFQPFYRIAKNAPWKSSDTGLELTLVKTLVKHLGGSIQAESAAGKITFTIKFPL is encoded by the coding sequence ATGTCAATAAATCCAGTTGAATCCATCTTAGAGTTGAAACAACCAGCACCTCCTCAGCTTCTCTTCGGCACAGAAGTAGATGAAAAAAGCAGTAGTGAGCAATTCCTACTGAGTATGTACAATTCTGTGCAGGCATCTATATTTGTAGTTGATGTTCTCGATGACGGAGATTTTCGCTATTTAGCGCTTAATCCCACTCATGAGCGATGGCTGGGGATTTGCTCCGATGAACTCCGGGGTAAAAAACCAGAAGATATCCTTTCACCCGTGGATGCAGCTAGAGTGCGTCAACATTACGCCGACTGTGTACGCTTTGGCAAAACAATTTCTTATGAACAATGTTTGCAATTCCAGGGAAATTCTACTTGGTGGAGTACGACGTTGACACCACTACGGGATGCAGACTCCAGAATTTACAGATTGATTGGCACCAGCCGGAATATTACCCCTTCTAAGCAAGCAGAACAAGTGGGGGGATGGCAAGTTGAACGGGAACGTTTGCTAGAAGCAGTTGCTCACCGAATTCGCCAAGCTGAAGATTTAGAAACGATTCTCCAGCAGACAGTTAAAGAAGCGCGGCAGTTGCTAGAATGCGATCGCATCTTGATTTACCGCTTACAACCAGATACTGGTGGGTTAATCATTGCCGAATCAACCGTAACAGCTAATAGCCAGCTACTAGGGCAAAACATCAACGATCCCTGTTTTAGCAGCACCCATCGAAAACGCTACCAGCGCGGTTGTATTCAAGTTGTCGAAGATATTTATGCCGCCGGCTTAGATCCTTGTCATCGAGATTTCCTCGCTTCTTTGCAAGTGCGAGCTAATTTGATCGTGCCGATTGTGCTAAAACAGGAATTATGGGGGCTGATGATTGCCCAGCATTGTTGTAAACCCCATCAATGGCAACAACCAGAAATTGACTTACTCAAGCAACTAGCAATCCAAATCAGCATTGCAGCCCAACAGGCAGAACTACATCAGCAAGTAAAATATCTCCAAGCCCAACTGGAGTTACAGAAGCAGCAGTTGCAGCAAGGGCAAAACTTTCAAGCTTTGATACGCCGAATAACAGAACAAATCCGCGACAATTTGGATGAAACCAAAGTTCTGAAAACAGTCGCAGCGGAATTGTCACATTTACTCAAACTTGAACGTTGCCAAATTGAACTTTATAGTACCTGTCACACCTCGGCAACCGTTATCTGTGAATACACCACAAATTTACCTCATTGCCAGGGATTAACTAGACAGATTGCAGACTTTCCCGAAGTTTATCAGCCACTATTGCATAAACAAATTTTGCAATCTTGGGAAATTGTCCCCGAATGGGATGCAAATTTGCAAGTTGTCACCCAAATGGCTTGTCCCATTTTCGACAATCAAGGAATTTTAGGCAATATTTGGCTGATTCGACCAACACAAGGGGCATTTGACGAATTAGAGATAGCTTTAGCCCAGCAGATTGCCGATGAATGTGCGATCGCCATCCGTCAATCTCAACTATACGCCCAAACAAAAGCACAGCAACAAGAAATCGCCAACCGCGAACGCCTAAAAAACGAATTTCTCAGAACCCTTTCTCAAGAACTGCGAACCCCCGTAACTAATATTAGCCTCGCCGCCCAAACCCTAGAAAGCGTTCTCACCCCAAACGCCAAAATAGATCCAGAACTAATATCACAACTCTTACAGATTCTCCATAACGAATGTGGACGAGAAAGCAAATTAATTAAAGATTTACTCACCCTCACCTATCTCAAAACCGAACCCGAACCGCCGACATTAATCGCCATCGACTTACAAACCTGGCTTCCTCCCATTGTCGAATCTTTTCGCGATCTCGCCAGTTGCCAGCGACAAAAGCTAGAATTAAGGGTTGAAGCAGAACTCCCGCCTTTAGAAACAGACATCACCGATTTAGAGCGAATTGTCAGCGAACTCCTGCACCATGCTTGCAAATGCACCCCGGAGGGCGAATCAATCACAGTTTCCGCTTACCTAACAGCAGACTCAGTGCAGCTAAGTCTGAGCAATTCCGGCGTTGAGATACCCAGCCACGAACTATCCCAGATATTCCAGCCCTTTTACCGCATAGCCAAAAATGCCCCCTGGAAATCCAGCGACACCGGGCTAGAGTTAACTTTGGTGAAGACTCTAGTCAAGCATTTAGGCGGCTCAATTCAAGCAGAGAGTGCAGCCGGTAAAATCACCTTCACAATTAAATTTCCCCTTTAG
- a CDS encoding glycoside hydrolase family 10 protein, which yields MKRVIRSCVFYLLCLGLVINLTVFSLSSLSSISVSSQQASPLKTEVRGVWLTNVASGVLFVPWGINRAINQLSALNFNTVYPVVWNRGYTFYQSALAKTVTGSETEPLLNLMHGGRDFLAKLVKLAKIKNLSVIPWFEYGLMTPPNSELAKRYPDWLTIGQTNISAVQEIPQDEINNGFSTQQAWLNPLHPQVQEFIQGLIMEVVRNYDVDGVQFDDHFGMPVQFGYDRFTIQLYQQEHQGKSPPTDPFNPEWMRWRADKLTNFMAQIYQAVKAVKPHTKISLSPNSQYFAYKYYLQDWEGWVKKGLVDELILQVYRDHQRNFIWELETSAVKFARTQIPVGVGISTGTLRHPVDIARIREQVQTVRDRNFSGISFFYWESLWGYISPESPKQRRQVFQEMFQAKAIKP from the coding sequence ATGAAGCGGGTGATTCGCAGTTGTGTTTTTTACTTGCTATGTCTGGGATTAGTAATCAATTTAACAGTATTTTCTCTTTCTTCACTTTCTTCTATTTCTGTTTCTTCTCAACAAGCAAGTCCCTTAAAAACAGAAGTTCGCGGTGTTTGGCTGACTAATGTTGCTAGTGGTGTCCTCTTTGTACCTTGGGGGATTAACCGCGCTATCAACCAACTATCGGCACTCAATTTTAATACGGTTTATCCTGTAGTTTGGAATCGGGGTTATACCTTTTACCAAAGTGCTCTAGCCAAAACAGTTACAGGTTCAGAAACAGAACCTTTATTGAATTTAATGCACGGGGGAAGGGATTTTTTAGCTAAGTTAGTCAAGCTTGCTAAAATCAAAAACTTGAGTGTTATTCCCTGGTTTGAATATGGGTTAATGACGCCGCCTAATTCTGAATTGGCGAAGAGATATCCAGATTGGTTAACAATTGGGCAAACAAATATCAGTGCTGTTCAAGAAATTCCCCAAGATGAAATTAATAACGGCTTTTCAACTCAGCAAGCTTGGCTAAATCCTCTACATCCCCAAGTTCAAGAATTCATCCAAGGGTTAATTATGGAAGTTGTCAGAAATTACGATGTTGATGGGGTGCAGTTTGATGATCATTTTGGCATGCCAGTGCAGTTTGGTTACGATCGCTTCACTATCCAACTTTACCAGCAAGAGCACCAAGGCAAAAGTCCCCCTACAGACCCTTTTAACCCAGAATGGATGCGTTGGCGAGCCGATAAACTGACCAATTTTATGGCACAAATCTATCAAGCTGTGAAAGCGGTGAAACCTCACACCAAAATCTCACTATCTCCCAATTCTCAATATTTTGCGTATAAATACTATTTGCAAGACTGGGAAGGTTGGGTAAAAAAAGGTTTAGTCGATGAATTGATTTTGCAAGTATATCGAGATCATCAACGCAATTTTATCTGGGAACTAGAAACATCTGCGGTGAAATTTGCTCGGACTCAAATTCCCGTAGGTGTGGGCATATCAACGGGGACACTGCGTCACCCTGTGGATATCGCCCGAATTAGAGAACAGGTGCAAACAGTGCGCGATCGCAATTTTAGCGGGATTTCCTTTTTTTATTGGGAAAGTTTGTGGGGTTATATCTCCCCAGAATCACCCAAACAGCGACGCCAAGTTTTTCAAGAAATGTTTCAGGCTAAAGCCATTAAACCATGA
- the glcD gene encoding glycolate oxidase subunit GlcD: MLTQNKKQIDWKPIIKKFEAALGKNGVVKTREELITYECDGLTSYRQRPALVVLPRTTEQVAAAVKICNQYSVPFIARGSGTGLSGGALPSEDSVLIVTSLMRQILKIDLENQQAIVQPGVINSWVTQAVSGAGFYYAPDPSSQIICSIGGNIAENSGGVHCLKYGVTTNHVLGLKLVLPDGEIVDVGGQIPETPGYDLTGVFVGSEGTLGIATEITLRILKSAESICVLLADFTSVEAAAASVSDIISAGIIPGGMEMMDNISINAVEDVVATNCYPRDATAILLVEIDGLEVEVAVNKQRIAEICLKNGARNITTANDLETRLKLWKGRKAAFAAAGHLSPDYYVQDGVIPRTQLPYVLQEIESLSQKYGYTIANVFHAGDGNLHPLILFDNSVSGELEKVEELGGEILKLCVKVGGSISGEHGIGADKKCYMPDMFSEADLETMQWVRQVFNPQGLANPGKIFPTPRTCGEAANAANIKQFAGVEKF; this comes from the coding sequence ATGCTTACCCAAAATAAAAAACAAATTGACTGGAAACCAATAATCAAAAAATTTGAAGCAGCACTCGGCAAAAACGGCGTAGTCAAAACCCGTGAAGAACTCATCACTTATGAATGTGACGGTTTAACCAGCTATCGTCAACGTCCCGCTTTAGTGGTTTTGCCAAGAACGACAGAACAAGTTGCCGCAGCAGTCAAGATATGCAACCAATACTCCGTTCCCTTCATCGCACGGGGTTCTGGTACCGGCTTATCGGGTGGCGCTTTGCCGTCAGAAGACTCCGTTTTGATTGTCACATCCCTCATGCGGCAAATACTCAAGATTGATTTAGAAAATCAGCAAGCAATTGTCCAACCAGGAGTAATTAACAGTTGGGTAACACAAGCTGTTAGTGGTGCTGGATTTTACTACGCTCCCGACCCTTCCAGCCAAATTATTTGCTCAATTGGCGGCAATATTGCCGAAAATTCTGGGGGTGTCCATTGTTTAAAATACGGCGTTACCACTAACCACGTTTTAGGTTTAAAACTCGTACTTCCAGATGGTGAAATTGTCGATGTCGGGGGACAAATTCCCGAAACACCTGGTTATGATTTAACGGGTGTTTTTGTCGGTTCAGAAGGTACTTTAGGTATCGCTACAGAAATCACTTTGCGAATTCTTAAAAGTGCCGAATCAATTTGTGTGCTTTTAGCAGATTTTACCAGCGTAGAAGCGGCTGCGGCGAGTGTTTCTGATATCATCAGCGCCGGAATTATTCCTGGTGGCATGGAAATGATGGATAACATCAGCATCAATGCTGTAGAAGATGTGGTAGCAACAAATTGTTATCCGCGTGATGCTACCGCAATTTTGTTAGTAGAAATTGATGGGTTGGAAGTAGAAGTTGCTGTGAATAAACAGCGTATCGCCGAAATTTGTTTAAAAAATGGGGCGCGAAATATTACTACTGCCAATGACCTAGAAACACGATTAAAATTGTGGAAAGGACGCAAAGCTGCTTTTGCCGCTGCGGGACATTTAAGCCCAGATTATTATGTGCAGGATGGGGTAATTCCCCGGACTCAATTACCTTATGTTTTACAGGAAATTGAATCATTAAGTCAAAAATATGGTTACACTATTGCTAATGTATTCCATGCTGGTGATGGCAACCTACACCCACTAATTTTGTTTGATAATTCTGTATCGGGAGAATTAGAGAAGGTGGAAGAATTAGGAGGAGAAATTCTCAAGCTTTGTGTTAAAGTTGGTGGTAGCATTTCTGGTGAACATGGCATTGGTGCGGATAAAAAGTGCTATATGCCTGATATGTTTAGTGAAGCTGATTTAGAAACTATGCAATGGGTGCGGCAAGTATTTAATCCTCAAGGGTTAGCAAATCCGGGAAAGATATTCCCCACGCCGCGCACTTGTGGTGAAGCCGCCAACGCTGCAAATATTAAGCAGTTTGCAGGGGTAGAAAAATTTTAA
- a CDS encoding sensor histidine kinase, with amino-acid sequence MPSQKPTPVDSSSESKQVPAEEPSTDELPTIEFPSRRKLKASSWRIHQKIGYGYFVAIGIGFFGSLTGLVLANYYRGREIRQLNQANEQGQLLINYKDAVVGAQLHSSNLVAVLEDRPQLLITKTKFLQSVNKAKKLEQKITGFIDSKPQTLAATSITLQTLLQDYATNLKSYIDQIETILQQIESQNVQPQQISAAREQLLKIMRGQTAMQLDQLSEKLANILRTAQEQEQGRQRDVEQAKIVERCIVIMSMLVSVAIAAIVAWRTSRAIAEPVITVTQVAEQVARKSNFDLRAPVTTEDEIGLLAKSLNRLIERVSQRTKELQQAKELAEAASKAKSRFLANVSHELRTPLNAVIGLSQLLQDDATDLGLSEDFITDLETINSAGRHLLELINDILDLSKIEAGKITLYPETFEIGTLINNVVLTVKSAIEKNGNVLEVNCDRQLGMMYADQTRMRQVLLNLLSNAAKFTTNGIVTLTVKSEKQDLLRNTPFGIITFTVNDTGIGMSPSQQQQLFQPFTQGDNSTTKKYGGTGLGLAISRHFCQMMGGEIIVKSQPGVGSTFTVRLPLTVQE; translated from the coding sequence ATGCCTTCTCAAAAGCCAACCCCTGTTGACAGTAGTTCAGAAAGCAAACAAGTGCCAGCCGAAGAGCCATCGACAGACGAACTCCCAACTATAGAATTTCCCTCACGCCGGAAACTCAAAGCTAGTTCTTGGCGCATCCATCAAAAAATTGGCTATGGATATTTTGTGGCAATTGGCATTGGCTTTTTCGGTTCACTTACTGGATTGGTGCTTGCCAACTACTACCGGGGGAGAGAAATTAGGCAATTAAATCAAGCCAATGAGCAAGGGCAACTACTGATTAATTATAAAGATGCGGTAGTCGGGGCACAATTACATAGCTCTAACTTGGTTGCAGTATTGGAGGATAGACCCCAACTGTTAATTACAAAAACTAAATTTCTCCAAAGTGTTAACAAAGCTAAGAAATTAGAGCAGAAAATTACCGGATTTATAGACAGTAAGCCTCAGACACTAGCTGCAACTAGCATCACTTTACAGACTTTATTGCAGGATTACGCCACTAATTTAAAATCCTACATTGATCAAATAGAAACTATCTTGCAGCAAATTGAATCTCAAAATGTGCAGCCACAGCAGATTTCCGCCGCTCGAGAGCAGTTGCTAAAAATTATGCGTGGTCAAACTGCCATGCAGCTAGATCAGCTTTCGGAAAAATTGGCCAACATCCTGCGAACTGCCCAAGAGCAAGAGCAGGGAAGGCAAAGAGATGTAGAGCAGGCTAAAATAGTTGAGAGATGCATTGTGATCATGAGTATGCTGGTGTCGGTGGCGATCGCCGCAATCGTGGCTTGGCGTACAAGTCGCGCGATCGCAGAACCAGTGATCACTGTTACTCAAGTAGCTGAACAGGTGGCGAGAAAATCTAATTTTGATTTGCGAGCTCCCGTCACCACCGAAGATGAAATTGGCTTACTCGCAAAATCACTGAATCGGTTAATTGAGCGGGTATCTCAGCGAACAAAAGAATTACAACAAGCTAAAGAATTAGCTGAAGCTGCTAGCAAGGCCAAAAGCCGATTTTTGGCCAATGTCAGCCACGAGTTACGGACACCGTTGAATGCTGTCATTGGTTTGAGCCAACTGCTGCAAGATGATGCTACCGATTTAGGTTTATCAGAAGATTTTATCACTGACCTGGAAACGATCAACTCTGCTGGTAGACATCTTTTAGAACTGATTAATGACATCCTCGACTTGTCGAAAATTGAAGCTGGGAAAATTACCCTCTACCCGGAGACGTTTGAAATCGGCACGTTGATTAATAATGTTGTTCTCACAGTCAAGTCAGCGATTGAGAAAAATGGCAATGTCTTGGAAGTAAATTGCGATCGCCAACTTGGCATGATGTACGCTGATCAAACGAGGATGCGACAGGTATTGTTAAACTTACTCAGCAACGCTGCCAAATTTACCACCAACGGCATTGTGACACTCACAGTTAAAAGTGAAAAGCAAGATTTACTCAGAAATACTCCTTTTGGCATCATTACTTTTACCGTTAACGACACAGGTATTGGTATGTCTCCCAGTCAACAGCAGCAGTTATTTCAACCTTTTACACAAGGGGATAACTCAACTACAAAAAAATATGGCGGTACTGGATTAGGGTTAGCAATTAGCCGCCACTTTTGTCAGATGATGGGTGGTGAGATTATTGTCAAAAGTCAGCCTGGAGTTGGTTCTACTTTTACCGTGCGCTTACCGCTGACTGTGCAAGAATGA
- a CDS encoding CAAD domain-containing protein has protein sequence MQEPEFVETKSQEATVPEINSQTGTITKLQPPVQPQEQWLKYGEQVSEFLGTLPEYVGSFFNQYKQPLVSLGLVLTAIVTVKVLLAVLDALNDLPLVAPTFELIGIGYSAWFVYRYLLKASTRQELTSEITTLKSQVVGKDIPEA, from the coding sequence ATGCAAGAACCGGAATTCGTGGAAACCAAGTCACAAGAGGCAACAGTGCCAGAGATCAACAGCCAAACAGGAACGATCACCAAACTCCAACCTCCCGTACAGCCTCAAGAGCAATGGCTAAAGTACGGTGAACAAGTTTCTGAATTTTTAGGCACGTTGCCCGAATATGTGGGAAGCTTCTTTAATCAATACAAGCAGCCTCTAGTCAGCCTTGGTTTAGTTCTGACAGCAATTGTTACAGTCAAGGTACTTTTGGCGGTATTGGATGCTTTGAATGATCTTCCTTTGGTAGCGCCTACCTTTGAGTTGATTGGTATTGGTTACTCTGCCTGGTTTGTTTACCGCTATTTACTCAAGGCCTCGACTAGGCAAGAGTTAACTAGTGAAATTACAACCCTCAAATCACAAGTTGTCGGTAAAGATATTCCAGAAGCTTAA
- a CDS encoding S-layer homology domain-containing protein gives MTNLPPSDRDGLRPAKGDRLRPAKGDRQSSPTTALGFDEFIAILVVFATIGGILFWSLGRRDSSWHFPGVLTPNPTSSPGILSNQALPSPLPQINKSVGSHSNSLSSPPPAAVVEPNTMPTDNGTPAPILPPIKVVPIELPTPGTSPTLSLVTPAEKKSIIPPPIAFNDVPNNFWGRRFIDVLSSRGLIKGFPDYTFRPNQPVTRAEFAAILQQAFDSGLDKSTIAFKDVPTKFWATPAIDQAISTGFLKGYPQNTFKPEQKISRGQVLVALVSGLKLKVPAASKQNLLIYQDAKDIPQYATGKITAATANGLVVNYPNPEMLAPNKPATRAEVVAMIHQALVRMGRLEEIKSQNIVPSPSLSLNTKQLPKR, from the coding sequence ATGACAAATTTACCTCCTAGCGATCGCGATGGGCTACGCCCCGCCAAAGGCGATCGGCTACGCCCCGCCAAAGGCGATCGCCAGTCATCGCCAACAACTGCCCTTGGCTTTGATGAATTTATCGCCATTCTGGTTGTCTTTGCCACTATCGGCGGAATTCTATTTTGGTCACTTGGACGCAGAGATTCTAGTTGGCATTTCCCCGGAGTGCTGACGCCGAACCCAACTTCGTCTCCTGGCATTCTATCAAATCAAGCATTGCCGTCCCCTCTTCCCCAGATAAACAAGAGTGTAGGTTCCCACTCCAACAGCTTGTCATCGCCACCACCTGCGGCTGTTGTTGAACCCAACACAATGCCAACTGACAATGGGACTCCTGCCCCCATCTTGCCACCGATTAAGGTAGTCCCCATTGAGTTACCGACTCCTGGGACATCACCAACATTGTCTTTAGTAACTCCGGCAGAGAAAAAGTCAATTATTCCGCCGCCAATTGCCTTTAATGATGTGCCCAATAATTTCTGGGGACGGCGTTTTATTGATGTTCTTTCTTCCCGTGGTTTGATCAAAGGCTTCCCTGATTATACTTTTAGACCAAATCAGCCTGTAACCCGTGCCGAGTTCGCCGCCATTCTGCAACAAGCCTTTGATAGTGGACTGGATAAGTCCACCATAGCTTTTAAAGATGTGCCGACAAAATTCTGGGCAACTCCAGCCATTGACCAAGCCATCAGTACCGGCTTTTTAAAAGGTTACCCTCAAAACACCTTCAAACCAGAACAAAAGATTTCGCGCGGGCAAGTTTTAGTTGCCCTTGTCAGCGGGTTGAAGCTGAAAGTCCCCGCTGCTTCAAAGCAGAATTTACTTATTTATCAAGATGCTAAAGATATTCCGCAATACGCTACTGGCAAGATCACAGCAGCTACAGCCAACGGTCTTGTGGTTAACTATCCCAATCCAGAAATGCTTGCTCCCAACAAACCAGCGACTCGCGCTGAGGTAGTGGCGATGATTCATCAAGCTTTAGTGCGAATGGGGAGGTTAGAAGAAATTAAGTCGCAAAACATTGTGCCTTCGCCAAGCTTGTCCTTAAACACGAAGCAACTTCCCAAACGCTAG